The following coding sequences lie in one Aspergillus luchuensis IFO 4308 DNA, chromosome 8, nearly complete sequence genomic window:
- a CDS encoding aldo/keto reductase (COG:C;~EggNog:ENOG410PMDV;~InterPro:IPR018170,IPR020471,IPR036812,IPR023210;~PFAM:PF00248;~go_function: GO:0016491 - oxidoreductase activity [Evidence IEA];~go_process: GO:0055114 - oxidation-reduction process [Evidence IEA]): MATATAAANATGPQTLKDPIVSIKPTSATRPPTTRTTYTLNTGAKIPALGIGTFQDPDSQEDTVCQVLQHGMRLIDTARVYGVEKQVGRGIKKSGVPREEIFLGTKLWCNDFHPDDVERAVDDSLRDLDTPYVDLLLMHYPCTFKRGEDRFPRDAEGRMIHGETTFVDTWRALEKVVETGKVKAIGVSNFSKGEIETLLRETSTVPAVHQMEVHPYLQQKGFNEWLREKGIHVVQFSPLGNMNDFYRQAGWSKEIAHMMRVIDQPILKAIGQKYGKSPVQVVLAWGINSGRSVIPKTVIDWQIEENLAADFELDAEDMAQIATLDAKARFNDPSFDYEWRLYSDLEGIDGTVKGRTH; the protein is encoded by the exons ATGGCTACAGCCACTGCAGCAGCCAACGCCACCGGCCCCCAAACACTCAAGGACCCAATCGTGTCCATCAAACCAACAAGCGCCACTCGCCCGCCCACAACCCGCACAACATACACCCTCAACACAGGCGCCAAAATCCCCGCTCTCGGAATTGGCACTTTCCAAGACCCCGACTCTCAGGAAGACACCGTCTGCCAAGTTCTGCAGCATGGTATGCGGCTCATTGACACAGCACGTGTCTACGGCGTAGAAAAGCAAGTCGGCAGAGGAATCAAGAAAAGTGGCGTCCCGCGCGAAGAGATCTTCCTTGGCACTAAGCTCTGGTGTAATGATTTTCACCCCGATGATGTCGAGCGCGCGGTGGATGATTCCCTACGGGATTTGGATACACCCTATGTTGATCTGTTGTTGATGCATTATCCGTGCACGTTTAAGCGGGGTGAAGATCGGTTCCCTCGTGATGCGGAGGGGAGAATGATTCATGGGGAGACTACGTTTGTGGATACGTGGAGAgccttggagaaggtggtcgAGACGGGAAAGGTGAAGGCCATTGGGGTATCTAATTTTAGTAAGGGTGAGATCGAGACGTTGCTTAGGGAGACTTCTACT GTCCCCGCCGTGCACCAGATGGAAGTCCATCCCTACCTCCAGCAGAAAGGCTTCAACGAATGGCTTCGCGAAAAGGGCATCCACGTCGTTCAGTTCAGTCCTCTAGGTAACATGAACGACTTCTACCGTCAGGCAGGATGGTCGAAGGAAATCGCGCACATGATGCGGGTTATTGACCAGCCCATTCTCAAAGCAATCGGTCAGAAGTATGGCAAGAGTCCTGTGCAGGTTGTTCTTGCGTGGGGAATCAACAGTGGCCGTTCGGTCATCCCAAAAACTGTGATCGATTGGCAGATCGAGGAGAATTTGGCAGCTGACTTCGAGCTCGATGCGGAGGATATGGCTCAGATTGCTACTCTGGATGCGAAGGCGCGGTTCAATGACCCGAGTTTTGATTATGAGTGGCGATTGTATAGTGATTTGGAAGGGATCGATGGTACTGTCAAGGGGAGGACGCACTAG